The following coding sequences lie in one Candidatus Eremiobacterota bacterium genomic window:
- a CDS encoding RNA polymerase sigma factor yields the protein MKKDVEACGQVDPNAIAQARCESLVLEYQTKLARYLRRMVGEAEAALDLTQEVFLSAYRMLSADPSRELNAGWLYRAATNAGISFLRRKKILRILPLDREIDASTWRVDERSAASLDLQAALGRLPSEQSSALLLTSYAGYSSAEAAAILGTTADAVRQRVCRAMRVLRSVMKENVE from the coding sequence TTGAAAAAAGACGTGGAGGCCTGCGGTCAAGTCGATCCTAATGCAATAGCGCAGGCGCGCTGCGAGTCGCTCGTGCTGGAATATCAGACGAAACTCGCCCGTTATCTTCGCCGCATGGTGGGGGAGGCGGAGGCCGCTTTAGATCTTACGCAAGAAGTTTTTCTCTCTGCCTACCGTATGCTTTCGGCCGATCCGTCGCGCGAGCTCAATGCCGGTTGGCTCTATCGCGCGGCCACCAATGCCGGCATTTCCTTTCTGCGGCGCAAGAAAATCTTGCGGATTCTGCCGCTCGATCGTGAGATCGACGCAAGCACCTGGCGCGTGGACGAGCGCAGCGCGGCCTCGCTCGACCTTCAGGCGGCGCTCGGGCGTTTGCCGTCGGAGCAATCCTCAGCGCTGCTGTTGACGAGTTACGCCGGTTACTCGTCGGCGGAAGCAGCCGCGATCTTGGGGACTACGGCGGACGCCGTGCGCCAACGCGTTTGCCGGGCGATGCGCGTGCTGCGAAGCGTGATGAAGGAGAACGTGGAATGA